TCGTCTGCGCATAATCTTGCATTGTGCCACAAATTGCGTGAGTTTGCTTGCAAGTCGCTAGGAACGCTAGGGCAACAGGCGTTGAGAAATAGCAGTTGTGGGCTATGGTTGGACGAATCTTCACCTGCACATTGAACTCGACATCCGCCCCGACGCCCGAGGCCAAATGGAGCGTAAGTCCCAACCAGTAAACGAAATCCTATCCCAGCGCAGCGAATCGTAGTTACGGTATTTCAGTACTCGTCAAGTGAGATACAAAGCAAGCCCAGAGTTGCCCTAGCGTAGACAAGTTATCCTTCCAATGTAGCTTCTGCCCGTAGCAAGGTGAATACACAGCGAGTCCAGCAAATGCAAGCGTTCGGGGCTGGCTATATGCTGAGGATATTGGGCGAGAGGAGGCGGTTATGACCACGATGAAGGAGATTGCGCAGGCGACGGGAGTGTCCGTGTCTACAGTTTCTCTGGTGGTCAACGGCCGCGACCAAGGGCGCGTCAAGCCCGACATCGCCGAGCGGGTGCGGGCCCAGGCCAAACGCATGGGATACCAGCCCAACCCCTTGGCCAGCTCACTGCGCACCTCGCACACACGCATTCTGGGCTTCATCTCCGAAGAAGTGGCGACCACACCCTACGCGGGCGGCATTATTATGGGCGCTCAAGACGCGGCAGCCCGGCTGGGATACATGCTCATCACCGTTTCCACCGACGGAGTGGCCGAGGAAGGCAGACAGATTACAGCCCTAAAGCGCTACGGGGTGGACGGCTTCCTCTACGCCAAAATGTACAACCGGATAACGGATTTACCACGCGCTCTGACCACCTTGCCGGTAGTGGTGGCGAATGCGCGCGAGCGCACCGGGCGGGTGCCCTCCATTTCGCCCGACGAATTCCAAATTGGCTTCGATGCCACCCAGCGCTTGCTAGAGGCGGGCTGCCAGCGGATTGCCTACGTGGGTGACCAGGACCCGATACTGGCTCAGGGCATACGCTTCAAGGGCTATCAGGCAGCACTCAAAGCCGCGGGCCGCCGTTGTGATCCGGCCCTGGTGGCAAATGTGGGCTTCAACCAGCAGGCCCTGAACGGCGTGGAAGCGTTAGTAGAGCGCGCTTCGCCGGACGGATTCTTCTGCTTTAACGATGCCCGCGCCTGGTACGTGTACGAAGCCGCGGCCCGGCGGGGACTGGCCATCGGCCGCGACTGGAGCGTGGTGGGCGTAGACAATCACCGGGTGTTTGCAGAGACGCTGGCCCCTCGGCTGACAACGATTGAACTGCCCCACTACGAAATGGGCTACTGGGCGGCCTGCAAGCTGGTCTCGCTGATTGAGGGCCGCGAACTGGACCCAGCTCGGGCTCCCGATACGACCGCTCCCCTGCCGCCGCTCAATGCCGCCAATCCCACCAGCATTCACTGCCAGCTCTTGGAGAAGGATTCCGTAGCCGCTCAACCCCGTTTAGGCGAGTAAACCGCCGGCAGCTCAGCGCAATCGCCTACAGTTGCCGCAATGTTTCGCTACGTCTTTGGCGGCTCCAAAGCCTCCAGGACCTCCAAAACCAATTCACCCGTTCATGCAAGAGCCAGAGCCTGATAGATGCCGAAAACCCACCGATTACGCCAGTATTGACTCTTGAGCAAAATACAACGTCAATCGTTTGACGTAAATCGATTGACGCATTACACTAATTCCTGTGTCGCATCGAAGCAAAGGTAGCTTCACCAGACAGACGGATGAGCAGCGGCGTATCCGTCACCGCGAGAAAGAGGCAGCAATGGCAGCGAAAACCAAAAAAGCACAATTTTGGAGGAATCCCTCCTACCTGGAGAGTTCAACGGGAATCTTCCTCTTCTTCTGCGCCTGGGGTATCTGGTGGGCCTTCTACTCCCTGTGGCTCACCGACAATCTGCACATGAACAACACCCAGGTTGGGCAGATTTACAGCGTCAATTCGGCCGCTACCCTCATTATCATGTTCGTCTACGGCGTTATTCAAGACGAACTCGGGGTCAAGCGCCATCTCACTATTTTGATAGCAACGCTGGCCGCACTAGTAGGCCCCTTCGTGCAGTTTGTGTACGCGCCACTCATGCACACCAACCTGATGCTCGGCGCCCTCCTCGGCTCCGTCGTCTTGTCCGCTGGATTCATGTCAGGCTGCTCCCTGATTGAGGCCGTAACCGAACGCTACTCGCGCAAGTTCGGCTTCGAATACGGTCAATCCCGCGCCTGGGGCTCCTTCGGTTACGCCATCGTAGCCCTCATTGGCGGCATGACGTTCACCGTAAATCCCCTGATCAACTTCTGGCTAGGCTCGCTCTTCGGCGTTGGCATGCTCTTGGTCTACGCCTTCTGGGTGCCAGCCGAGCAGAAGGAGGAGATGCAGAAGGAGTCCGACCCCAACGAGAAGACAAATCCTTCTCTCTCCGACATGATCCACGTCTTAGGCGTTCCCGCCCTGTGGTTGCTCATCGTTTTCATGATCTTTACCAACACCTTCTACACAGTTTTCGACCAGCAGATGTTCCCCAAGTACTACGCCGGACTCTTCTCCACGGTAGCTCAGGGCACGAAAGTATACGGATATTTGAACTCATTCCAGGTCTTCCTTGAGTCCGCCATGATGGGCGTAGTGCCGGTCATTATGCGCAAGATTGGCGTGCGAAACTCCCTACTTTTGGGCGCTACCGTCATGTTCATGCGCATCGGCCTGTGTGGGCTCTTCCACGACCCTGTGCTGGTGTCCTTCGTCAAGCTCTTCCACTCCATCGAAGTGCCGCTCTTCTCCCTGCCGGCCTTCCGCTACTTCACCCTGCACTTCAACCCCAAGCTTTCGGCCACCCTCTACATGGTGGGCTTCCAGATTGCCTCTCAGGTGGGCCAAGTGCTCATGTCTACGCCTTTGGGCTACCTGCACGACCGCGTAGGCGACCGCCCCACCTTCTACACCATCTCCCTGGTGGTCTTCATCGCACTGATTTACGGCATCTTTGTGCTCAAGCGCGACAACCAGCAGGTGGACGGTGACCCCTTCTACACCGATAAACAGCTTGCCGCGCAAGGCAAGTCAGCCGCCTGAGCTGAGCTCCTACCCTAGCCCAGACCCCGCGTATGCCCTACCCACCTTCCTAGAATCGCAGTAGGGCGTACGCTTACAAGAATTTGAAATTGCATACCAATTGAAAGGATGCTCAATGATGAACATTGACAGCATGACAACATACGACCAGAGCGAGCAGCTGGCCAAGGCCGAGGCCGGCGTGGAAGCACTCTTCCAGAACCGCAAGGACCGCTGGTATCCCTCAAGCCACATCGCCTCCAAGGCTGGATGGATCAACGACCCCAACGGCCTGTGCTACTTCAAGGGCCGCTACCACGCTTACTACCAGCTCAACCCCTTCGACAGCGTCTGGGGAGCCTGCCACTGGGGGCACGTCTCCAGCGAGGACATGGTCACCTGGCGGCGCGAACCTATCGCTATGGCCCCCTCCTTTGAAGCCGAGCAAGACGGCGTGTTCTCAGGCTCCGCAGTGGTTTCCGACGACGGCAAACTGGTCATCTACTACACCGGCCACCGTTGGCGCAACGGCGTGAACGAAGACGAAGGCAACCTGCAGGAGCAGTGCATGGCCGTCTCTGACGATGGCATCCACTTCAGCAAGCTGGGCGTGGTGGTCCCCTGCCCAGACGACCGCATTCTGCACTTCCGCGACCCCAAGGTCTGGAAGCAGGGCGATAGCTGGCGGATGGTCTTTGGCGTGTCCACCCCCGAGCACCGGGGAGAAATTTGGATGTATACCTCCAAAGACATGGTCAACTGGACTTTCGAGAAGCCCATCTACCAGCACCCGGATCCCGGCGTGTTCATGCTCGAATGCCCGGACATGTTCCCCCTGGACGACAAGTGGGTTATCTGCTACTCGGCCATGGGCCTGCACCCGCAAGGCTTCGAAGCCCGCAATCACAACAACGCTGGCTACGTGATTGGCACTTGGCAGCCCGGCGGCGACTTCCAGCAGGAGACCGAGTTCCACCTGTGGGACGACGGCCACAACTATTACGCCCCCCAGACTTTCCAGGGCCCCGACGGCCGCCGCCTGGTCTTCGGCTGGATGAGCCCCTTCACCGAACCCATCCCCATGCAGGAAGACAACTGGTGCGGACAGTTCACCGTGCCGCGAGAAGTCACGCTAGCTGGCGACCACCTACGCACGCAGCCCATCCGCGAGTACTCACAGCTGGACCAGGGCCAACAGGACTTCGGCCCTATCGAGCTGGGAGTCAACGAGAGCCGTGACCTGCTTGCCGATGCCCAGACCGCCGACATTGAGATGGAGATTGACCTGGCTCGCTCCCAGGCCGAGCGCATTGGCCTGGAGATTCACCGCACCTCCAACGGCGACCACACCCTGGTCTGCTACGACGACCAGCTGGAGCGAGTGGTCTTGGACCGCCACTGCAACACCTACGGCGACCGCGGTTACCGCACGGCCCCGCTCGACAAGTCCGACGGCAAGCTCAAGCTGCGCATCATCGTAGACCGCGGGTCCATCGAGGTCTACGTCAACGACGGCCTGGAAGTCATGTCCTCCTACTCCTTCCCAGCCGAGGGTCCCCGCGCCATCCGACTGATTGCAGAGTCCGGCGAGGGCAAGGCTCTCATCCCCAGCCTCACTATCAGCCAGATTGGCACGATTTGGCAGGAGAGCGACCGCTGACCCGATAGGTAACGTTCGACCCGCTCATCATCGAGAGAGAAAGGCCCGGCTTGCAAATAACAGCAAGCCGGGCCTTTCGTATATCTTCAACACTATCCGCATAGTATACGCATACATGGTTGTAGGCACATTAGGCACACTACGAGTTGCATCTGGGTGCTTAAATCAAGCGGATTGTAAACCTGCGCTCAGGCTTTTTGTACCTTCACCAGGAGCACAGCCAGGCCGCTCAGGAAGCCCATGAGCGCCATGAAGCCAAAGGCCCAGACGAAGGAGCCGCCAGCAACTTCCACCAGGTAACCCGAGATGATAGGAGCCAAGAATCCACCTATTGTGCCGCCCGTATTGATAATGCCGGTGGCCGAGCCAATGAGAGCCGGATCCATAATCTTGTGAGGCCAGGTAAAGATGCCGGTAAAGGCCACGACTGC
This window of the Bombiscardovia nodaiensis genome carries:
- a CDS encoding LacI family transcriptional regulator; protein product: MTTMKEIAQATGVSVSTVSLVVNGRDQGRVKPDIAERVRAQAKRMGYQPNPLASSLRTSHTRILGFISEEVATTPYAGGIIMGAQDAAARLGYMLITVSTDGVAEEGRQITALKRYGVDGFLYAKMYNRITDLPRALTTLPVVVANARERTGRVPSISPDEFQIGFDATQRLLEAGCQRIAYVGDQDPILAQGIRFKGYQAALKAAGRRCDPALVANVGFNQQALNGVEALVERASPDGFFCFNDARAWYVYEAAARRGLAIGRDWSVVGVDNHRVFAETLAPRLTTIELPHYEMGYWAACKLVSLIEGRELDPARAPDTTAPLPPLNAANPTSIHCQLLEKDSVAAQPRLGE
- the lacY gene encoding galactoside permease encodes the protein MAAKTKKAQFWRNPSYLESSTGIFLFFCAWGIWWAFYSLWLTDNLHMNNTQVGQIYSVNSAATLIIMFVYGVIQDELGVKRHLTILIATLAALVGPFVQFVYAPLMHTNLMLGALLGSVVLSAGFMSGCSLIEAVTERYSRKFGFEYGQSRAWGSFGYAIVALIGGMTFTVNPLINFWLGSLFGVGMLLVYAFWVPAEQKEEMQKESDPNEKTNPSLSDMIHVLGVPALWLLIVFMIFTNTFYTVFDQQMFPKYYAGLFSTVAQGTKVYGYLNSFQVFLESAMMGVVPVIMRKIGVRNSLLLGATVMFMRIGLCGLFHDPVLVSFVKLFHSIEVPLFSLPAFRYFTLHFNPKLSATLYMVGFQIASQVGQVLMSTPLGYLHDRVGDRPTFYTISLVVFIALIYGIFVLKRDNQQVDGDPFYTDKQLAAQGKSAA
- the cscA gene encoding beta-fructofuranosidase, with the translated sequence MMNIDSMTTYDQSEQLAKAEAGVEALFQNRKDRWYPSSHIASKAGWINDPNGLCYFKGRYHAYYQLNPFDSVWGACHWGHVSSEDMVTWRREPIAMAPSFEAEQDGVFSGSAVVSDDGKLVIYYTGHRWRNGVNEDEGNLQEQCMAVSDDGIHFSKLGVVVPCPDDRILHFRDPKVWKQGDSWRMVFGVSTPEHRGEIWMYTSKDMVNWTFEKPIYQHPDPGVFMLECPDMFPLDDKWVICYSAMGLHPQGFEARNHNNAGYVIGTWQPGGDFQQETEFHLWDDGHNYYAPQTFQGPDGRRLVFGWMSPFTEPIPMQEDNWCGQFTVPREVTLAGDHLRTQPIREYSQLDQGQQDFGPIELGVNESRDLLADAQTADIEMEIDLARSQAERIGLEIHRTSNGDHTLVCYDDQLERVVLDRHCNTYGDRGYRTAPLDKSDGKLKLRIIVDRGSIEVYVNDGLEVMSSYSFPAEGPRAIRLIAESGEGKALIPSLTISQIGTIWQESDR